Sequence from the Sphingomonas suaedae genome:
ATGCGTTTCACGCGATGCGGATGGACGCGGCGCTCGATCCCGAGCCGCTGTTCGATGGCGTTGCCGAGGCGATCGAGGCGCTGAGCGACACGGGATGGCTGCTTGGGGTTGCGACTGGCAAGTCGGATCGCGGGCTGGCGCTGATCCTGGAGCATCACGGCCTCACCCCCCGCTTCGTCACGCTCCAGACCGCCGACCGCCACCCCTCCAAGCCGCATCCCGCGATGCTGCACGCCGCGATCGCCGAGGCGGGCGGTGACCCAGCCGAGACGGTGATGATCGGCGACACCAGCTATGACATTGCGATGGCGGTGAATGCAGGCGCGCACGCCGTCGGGGTTGCATGGGGCTATCACGAAGCGCATGAATTGCACGCTGCCGGTGCGCGCCATGTCCTCGACCATGCCCGCGACCTGTCGGCGCTGCTGGAGGCCCTGTGAGCAACGATGTGAGCGACGATCCTGCCCGCGCGCGTTATTACATGATGGTCTCGTCACAGATCGTCGCGGTGGCAGGCGCGGTCTTCGGACTCGTCATCATGGGCAAGGCCGATTCCATGTGGATGCGCATCCTGGGCGCGGCGATCCTGATTTCGGGCCTCTATTGCATCGCCGTGGTGCCGCGCGCGCTCGCACGCCGCTGGCGCACGCCGCCGCCCGAGTAGGTAGATGAAACGATTCTGGAAGGACGTCGCGCTGGTTCCGGCGCAGGGCGGGCATGATCTGCAACTCGACGGGCGCCCGGTACGGACCCCCGGCCGCGCGCCGCTGACGCTGCCCAGCCCCGCGCTCGCCGAGGCGGTGGCGGAGGAGTGGCGCGCGGTGGGCGAGACGATCGATCCGCGGGCGATGCCACTCACCGGCCTCGCCAATGCGGCGATCGACCGGATCGCGCCCGATCCGCACGCCTTCGCCGCAGGCCTTTCCAAATATGGCGAGAGCGACCTGCTCTGCTATCGCGCGGAGCATCCGCTGGAACTGCAATTGCGCCAGGCGGCGAGCTGGGACCCGTTGCTCGCCTGGGCGAAGGATCGGCACGGCGCCGAATTGAAGGCGACCAGCGGCATCGTCCATGTGGCGCAATCGCCGGAGGCGATCGACCGTCTCGCGACCGCCGTCGCATCGCGTGCGCCGTTCGAGCTGGCGGGCCTGTCGCCCCTCGTAACGATCACCGGCTCGCTGGTCGTTGCGCTGGCCCTGCTCGACCGCGCAGCCGATCCCGAGGATGTCTGGTCCGCCGCCAATCTCGACGAGGACTGGCAGGTCGAGCATTGGGGCGAAGACGAACTCGCCCGCGCGGCCCGTGCCGCCCGCCGCGCCGACTATGACGCGGCGGTCCGGTTCCTGTCGTTGCTCTAGAACGGCATGACCCAAAGGGGATCTTCATTGCAAGCGCAGCGAAGCCACCAAGGGGGTCACGGGACGCACTGGGTTGCTTCGCTGCGCTCGCAACGACTGCTAGGTTAAGCTGACGTCATCGGAGTTCAGGCCGTCCCCCGGGCGAAGGCCGGGGTCCGGTTCCGAGAGGACTAAAGCGCGGGCCGACGTCTGTATCGCATCGGTACTGGGCCCCGGCCTTCGCCGGGGAACAGGGAGTTGCCGGTCAGATCGTCGAGTCCGGTTCGCCCGGTGCCATGCGCCCCTTCGGCAGCATCCAGGCGATCGCTGCCCCCGCCGCCAGCCACCCGGCAATCTCGCTGATCCACAGATAGACGAAATAGCCCGTCGGCGCGTGGTTGAAGATCGGCTGGCCCAGCTGGCTGTAGGCGGTGATCGCCACGGCGAACAGGCCGACCGCGGTGAGCCGCTGTGCAAAGGACATGCCGCCGGTCACCCGGCTGAGCGCGAACGCCAGCACCAGCGCGCAGACGATGCTCAGGATCAGCCCGCCGACCAGCGACCCGGTATCGGGCAGTGCATAGCCATTGGTGTTGAACAGGACGAGCGCGATCGGTCCCTCGCCATAAGCCTGGGTGCCGAGCGGCGTTCCGGGCCAGGGGATCGGATAGGCGCCGCTTCCGTTCGGCCCCAGATGCTGGGCCAGCACGGACTGGATCGCGACGCTGGCGCTGTCGCCTGCATTGCTGGTCGCCAGCATAGATAGCGGCGTGCCCCAGAAGATGAACCCGACGACCCACATCGCGATCCCGCCAAGCAGGCCGCCCATCAATATTCTCGGCATTTCGGCTCTCCCTTGTTTCGGCGCCAGCCTAACGCGTTACGGGAGCGGTGGCGAAGGGCAAATTGCCTATCGGGTCATCGGGTGGCGAGACCCATTTCGATCGCCTCTTCCTGCCGCTCGCGCACGAATCCGATCAGGCCGGGCTTGCGCGAGCGCTTCTCGCGTTCGGCCTTCAGGATCGTGTGAACCTTCTCGAAACACGCGTCGAGATCGTCGTTGACGACGACATAGTCATAGCCGTCCCAGTGCGACAGCTCGCGCTCCGCGCGCTTCATGCGATACTGGATCACGTCCTCGCTGTCGGTCGCGCGATCGCGCAGGCGCTTTTCCAACTCGGCCAGCGACGGCGGCACGATGAACACGCGCACGACATCGCCGCCCTCGAGCTGGAACAGCTGTTGCGCGCCCTGCCAGTCGACGTCGAACAATACGTCCTGCCCGGCGGCGAGCATCTTCTTCACCGGCTCGCGCGGGGTGCCGTAGCGATAGTTGAAGACGTGCGCCCATTCGAGAAATTCGTGGCGCGCGGCCAATTCCTTGAATTTCTCGGTCGTCACGAAATGATATTCGCGGCCGTCCTCTTCGCCCTCACGCATCGGGCGCGTGGTCGCGGAGACCGATACGCCCATGCCCGGCTCGCGCTCGAGCAACTTGCGCGCGATGGTGGACTTGCCCGCGCCCGAGGGGGAAGACAGGACGAAGAGCACGCCCCTGCGGTCGAATTCGAATTTGGAATCGCGATGCGCCATGCGCGCCATTGGCGCGGAGGCAGGCGTCACGTCAAGCGCGGGCGCTTTTTTCCGACCCGGCGCGGCCGGATCGGTTGCGGCACCAGCCCGCTCCCCCGCCCGGCCACCCATCGGCAGGATATTCTGAAATGGGTGGCCGGGCGGGGGAGCGGGCTGGTGCCGTTTCGCCGGAAGGCGAACTCAATAGCGGCGGCGGCGACCAGTAAGCAGCGACCACAGCAGGATCGCTCCGCCGATCACCCAGCCGAACGGGCCCATGCGGGTCAGCGCACGCTGGCCCATCGCCCCGATGATCGCCCCCTTCATCCCGTCACGCCCGTCGCGCCGATCGATGGCGCGGCCGAGCAGAGCGGCGAAGAGGGTACGGATCATGCCGCGCGCGCCTTCCAGCGGCGCGAGAGATAGCGCGCGCCGAGCGCGAAGGTCCCGATGACGATCGCGGCGGGGACGACGGTCTTCGCCACCTTCCACGTCGCGACACCGGCGAGCGCGCCGAGCGTGCCGCCCTCGCCATCGCTCTCATCGATCTTCTGGCCGATATAGCCTGCCACGAGTTCGCCGATCATCGTCCGAATTCCTTGTTGCCGGTGGCGAAATCGAAGACTTCGCCGATGCCGCGCAGCCCCGTCCAGAAGGCTGCGCCCGCGAATGCCGCTGCAATGCCGCCGAGCAGCGCCCCGATAACCGATGCGTCCATTAACCAACCTCCGCTTCGAGGTGGAAAAGCGCGAACGCTCAACCGGTTCCATCGCGGCGCGCGATCACACCATCTTTTCCGGGCGGACGAGCCGATCAAAGGTGTCGGCATCGACGAGACCGAGCGCAAGTCCCGCCTCGCGCAGCGTCGTTCCCTGCTCATGGGCGGTCTTGGCGATCTTGGCGGCATTGTCGTAACCGATCTCGGGCGCGAGCGCGGTGACCAGCATCAGCGAGCGGTCGACCAGCTCGGCGATGCGGCCCTCGTTCGCGGTCATGCCGTCGACGCAGCGTTCGGCGAAGCTCTCCATCCCGACGCTGAGCAGGTGGATCGAGCGCAACACGTTCGCGCCGATCAGCGGCATGAACACGTTGAGCTCGAAATGCCCCTGCATCCCGCCCACGGTCACCGCCTGGTGATTGCCGATCACCTGCGCGGCGACCATCGTCAGCGACTCGCATTGGGTCGGGTTGACCTTGCCCGGCATGATCGAACTGCCCGGCTCGTTGGCGGGAAGCGAGAGTTCGCCCAGGCCCGAGCGCGGGCCGGATCCGAGGAAGCGGATGTCGTTGGCGATCTTGTTGAGCGCCACCGCCAGCGTGTTGAGCGCGCCGGAAAAGAAGACGAGGCCGTCCTTGGCGGCGAGCTGTTCGAACGTATTGGGCGCAGGTTCGAACGCAGTGCCGGTGATGTCCGAAATGGCGGTCGCCATATCGTTTGCCCAGCCTTCGGGCGCATTGAGGCCCGTGCCGACCGCGGTGCCGCCGATGGCGAGCTTGCGCAGATTGCCGTTGAGTGCGCCTTCGATCCGCGCCTTGCAGCTGACCAGTTGCGCGGCATAGCCCGAAAATTCCTGGCCGAGCGTCAGCGGGGTCGCATCCTGCGTATGCGTGCGGCCGATCTTGACGATATGCTCCCACGCCTCCGCCTTCGCGATCAGCGCGCCGGTCAGCCGGTCGAGCGCCGGGACCAGCGCATCGCGCGTCGCCAGCACCGCCGCGACGTGAAGTGCGGTGGGAAAGCTGTCGTTCGACGACTGGCTCATATTGACGTGATCGTTGGGATGGACCGGCGACTTGCCGCCGCGCGTTCCCGCCAGCATCTCGTTGGCGCGGCCGGCGATCACCTCGTTGACGTTCATGTTGGTCTGCGTGCCGCTGCCGGTCTGCCAGATGACCAGCGGAAACTGGTCGTCGAGCTCGCCCGCCGCGACTTCTGCCGCCGCGGCCTCGATCGCGTCGGCGAGTTCGCCGTCGAGCCCGTGGCGCCGGTTCACCCGCGCCGCCGCCTGCTTGACGATCGCCTGCGCCCGCACGATCCCGATCGGCATCCGCTCGGTCGCGCCGAACGGGAAATTCTCGATGCTTCGCTGGGTCTGCGCGCCCCAATAGGCGTCGGCGGGAACCTCGATCGCGCCGATCGAGTCGGTTTCGGTACGGGTGTCAGTCATGCAGCCTCCATCATCCCCGCCAAAGCTGGGGTGCGAGCGCTGCGACGCAACCCTTATTTCTTGCGCTTGAAGTCCACCGCGACGACGTTCGACCCATCCTCGACCGGGGCGGCGACGGGGGGTTCGTCGTTTTCCGCCTCGTCATGCGGCTCGGGGCCGTCGGGGTCTTCGGCGGCCTGGAAGCGCAGCTCGAAATTGACCGCAGGGTCGTGGAATCCGGTGATTGCGGCGAAGGGAATCACCAGCAGCGACGGGATCTGGTTGAAGCTGAGACCCACGGAGAAGCGGTTGTCGTCGACCTTCAGGTCCCAGAACCGATGCTGGAGCACGATCGTCATCTCGTCCGGGAAGCGTTCGAGCAGCCGGTCGGGAATATCCACGCCGGGCGCGCGCGTCTTGAACGTGATGTAGAAATGGTGCGTGCCCGGCAGCGCGCCGGTCGCGGCGACCTGGTCGAGAACCCGGCCCACGACGGCGCGCAGCGCCTCCTGGACGATCTCGTCATAGGGAATCAAGCTGTCGGGTACATTGCCGGTCATGCCCCCTGACCTAACGACACCAGCGAGGTGGTCAAGATTTGTTGCGGGGCCGCCCAAGCGTTGCGATGATTGCACCCGCCCGCGCAGCCGCTATGGAGCGTGCCCATGCGCACCGCGACGATCAGCCGCAAGACGAGCGAAACCTCGGTCGATGTGACCGTCAATCTCGACGGCAGCGGCAGCTATGCGATCTCCACCGGGATCGGATTCTTCGACCATATGCTGGAGCAGCTTTCGCGCCATTCGCTGATCGACCTGGACGTCAAGACCGTCGGCGACCTGCATATCGACCAGCATCACACGGTCGAGGACACGGGGCTTGCGATCGGCGAGGCGGTGGCCAAGGCGCTGGGCGACAAGCGCGGGATCCGCCGCTACGCCGATGCGCTCAGCCCGATGGACGAGACGCTGACGCGCGTCGCACTCGATATTTCGGGACGGCCGTACCTGGTGTGGAAGACCGAGTTCAGCCAGAAGCGCCTCGGCGAGATGGATACCGAGATGTTCGAACACTGGTTCCACAGCTTCGCCCAGACTGCGGGCCTGACGCTGCATGTCGAGACGCTGTACGGCAGCAACAACCACCATATCGCGGAGGCCGCGTTCAAGGGCCTGGCCCGCGCGCTGCGTGAGGCGGTGGAGATCGACCCGCGTAAGGCAGATGCGATCCCGAGCACCAAGGGGACGCTGTAATGGCGCGGCTGGACGCGGCTCCGGTCTGCGTCATCACGTTGAGCTATGTCGCGCCGATCGAAGCGGTCGATGCGCAGATGGCGGCACATGTCGCCTGGCTGGAAGCCGGATTCGACGAAGGGCTGCTGCTGATCGCCGGGCGGCAGGTGCCGCGCACCGGCGGCGTCATCCTGTGCCGAGGCCGTCGCGCCGAGGTGGAGGCCTTTGCCGCGACCGACCCGTTCGTGAGTTCCGGCGTCGCGACCGCGAGCGTGACCGAGATCGCCGCGAGCTTCGCCGCCGACGCATTGGCGCCGCTGCTGTCATGACGATCGCGCTGATCGATTATGGCGCGGGCAATCTTCATTCGGTCCACAATGCGCTGAAAGCCGCGGGGGCGGTGGACATCGCCGTCACCGCCGATCCCGATGCGGTGGCCAAGGCCGACCGTATCGTCCTGCCCGGTGTCGGCGCGTTCGGCGCGTGCGCGGCCGGGCTGCGCGCGATCCCCGACATGGTGGATGCGATGGAGCGCCGCGTGCTGGAACAGGGCGCGCCATTTCTGGGCGTGTGCGTCGGGATGCAGTTGCTCGCCACGCGCGGCGAGGAACATGGCAGCCATGACGGGCTTGGCTGGATGGACGGGGTGGTGCGCGCGCTTCCCGCCACGCAGGTCCATGTCCCGCATATGGGGTGGAACGACGTCACCCCCCTTGCCCCGCATCCGTTGATCGAACCGGGCGAGGCCTATTTCCTGCACAGCTATGCTTATACCGGCAGCGGGGTGCTGGCGATTACCGAGCATGGCGGCCCCGTCACCGCCGCGATCGGGCGCGACAATATCCTGGGGGTGCAGTTCCACCCCGAAAAGAGCCAGCGCTACGGGCTGGCGCTTCTCCAGCGTTTTCTAGGATGGAAGCCGTGATCGTTTTCCCCGCCATCGACCTCAAGGCCGGACAGGTCGTCCGCCTCGCCGAGGGGGATATGACCCGCGCTACCGTCTATGGCGACGATCCCGCCGCGCAGGCCGCCTTGTTCGCGCAGGCGGGAGCCGACTGGCTGCATGTCGTCGATCTCGACGGAGCGTTCGCGGGGGAATCGATCAACGGCGTCGCGGTGGCGGCGATCGTCGATCGCTTTGCGGGCAGGATCCAGCTGGGCGGCGGCATCCGCAACCGCGCGTCGGTCGAGCGCTGGATCGAACTCGGCGTGACCCGCGTGGTGATCGGAACCGCCGCGCTGGAGGACCCCGATTTCGTGCGCGAGACCGCCGCCGCCCACCCCGGCCGCGTGGTCGTGGCGGTGGACGCCCGCGACGGCTTTGTCGCGACCAAGGGCTGGGCCGACGTCTCGACCGTCCCCGTCGCCGAACTGGGCCGCCGGTTCGAGGATGCCGGCGTCGCCGCGCTGCTGTTCACCGATGTCGGGCGCGACGGGCTGCTCAAGGGGTGCAATGTCGAGGCGACAGTGGCGCTGGCCGCCGAGGTACCGATTCCCGTGATCGCCAGCGGCGGCGTGGCGGGGATCGAGGACATCCACGCGCTGGTCGGCCAGCCGGGGATCGAGGGGGTGATTACCGGGCGGGCGCTGTACGATGGGCGGCTCGATCTGGCCGAGGCGCTGAGGGTGGCGGCGTGAGGATGGCTCTGCAATTCCTCCCCCAACGGGGGAGGGGGACCGCCGAAGGTGGTGGAGGGGCCGCCCCGCAGAGGGCGGAATTTTTTCCAGTGGCTCCCGGCCGTCTGCGCGGCCGCCCCTCCACCACCGCTGCGCGGCGGTCCCCCTCCCCCAGCGAGCTGGGGGAGGAATGATGACCGTCCGCGCGCGCGTCATTCCCTGTCTCGACGTCGCCGGGGGGCGGGTCGTGAAGGGCGTGAACTTCGTCGATCTGGTCGATGCCGGCGATCCGGTCGAGCAGGCGCGCGCCTATGACGCGGCGGGCGCCGACGAACTCTGTTTCCTCGACATCACCGCCAGCCACGAAGCGCGCGGAACGATCCTGGATGTCGTCCGCCGCACCGCCGAGGTGTGCTTCATGCCATTGACCGTCGGCGGCGGGGTGCGCAGCGTCGAGGATGCGCGCGCGCTGCTGCTCGCCGGGGCGGACAAGGTCGCGGTCAATTCCGCCGCGGTCGCCCGCCCCGAACTGGTTGCCGACATCGCGCAGAAGATGGGCAGCCAGTGCGTCGTCGCCTCGGTCGACGCGCGGCAGGTTGCGCCCGGCCGTTGGGAGGTATTCACCCATGGCGGGCGCAAGCCGACCGGGATCGACGCGGTCGAACACGCCCTCAACCTCGCCCGGCTGGGCGCGGGCGAGTTGCTCCTCACCTCGATGGACCGCGACGGCACGCGGGACGGCTATGATCTGGAACTGATCCGCACCATTGCCGATCAGGTCCGCGTGCCGGTGGTGGCATCGGGCGGGGTCGGCGGGCTGGACGATCTGGTCGCCGGGATCGTTGACGGCCACGCCAGCGCGGTGCTGGCGGCATCGATCTTCCATTTCGGCCAGGCCAGCATCGCCGATGCCCATCGCGCGCTGGCGGCAGCAGGAATTCCGGTTCGTACCGTCGGTTAACTTGACAGTTACCGGTTAGGGTGGCGCGGCGTTAACCTTCGCCTGCCCCCGTCTGCGGGCGGTCGCGACGGATGGCAGACTTCTTGCGTCCTTGTCCGACGACCACGGGAAAGGGAGACACCCATGATTCGCAACAGCCTTCGCTTCGCCGCGCTCGCCGCCGCCCTCGCCGCAGCGCCCGCGCTGGCCTATGACAAGCCGCCCAGCAGCTCGACGCCGCCGGGCTCGTCCTCAGGCGGTGGCAACGGATCGTCGGGCGGCAGCCCCACCTCGATCCCCGAACCCGCCGCGATCGGCCTGTTCGCGCTCGGCATCGCCGGCGCCGCGATTATGCGCCGCCGCCGCAAGGCCGAGGATTGAAGCTAAACGATTTAGCAGGGTTGCAGGGCTAGGCTGCGCGCATGTTCCGCGCCCTGCCCCTCCTCCTGCTGACCGCCGCCCCGGCGCTGGCCGCGCATAGCGGGGAGGTCAGCCGCCGGACGATGCCCGAATTGTCAGACCTGGCGCTCGCGGCGATGGCCGCGGGCGGCATCTGGCTCGCCCAGCGCGCAATGCGCCGCCGCGCCCGTGCGCGGCGCGAGGATTGACACACACGCCACGCTGACCGAGTGCGCAGCCATGGCCGACGATATCCTCGACACGCTCGAAGCCGTGATCCGCGACCGCCGCTCGGGCGACCCGGCGGCGTCCTATGTCGCGAAACTCACCGCCAAGGGTCGCGCCAAGATCGCGCAGAAACTCGGCGAGGAAGCGGTCGAGGCCGCCATCGCTGCGGTACAGGACGATCGCGCGGGGCTGACCGGCGAGGCCGCAGACCTGATCTTCCATCTGCTCGTCCTGCTCGCCGACATGGACCTGAGCCTCGACGATGTCCGCGCTGAGCTGGCGCGGCGCGAGGGCGTGTCCGGGATCGATGAAAAGGCGGGTCGGGCGGACTAACTCAACCCCGTCATCCCCGCGAAAGCGGGGACCCATCTCGTGCTGCCGCGTCAAACTGCACCGGTTCGAGCATGGAGAGTGCGGGAGATGGGTCCCCGCTTTCGCGGGGATGACGGGATCGGTATTGGGGTGTCAAAGGAGTCCTTTCATGCCCGTCGACGCCACGCAGCCCTATGACGACCAGAATATCTTCGCGAAGATCCTGCGCGGGGAAATTCCGTCGAAGCCCGTCTATGAGGACGAATTCGCGCTCGCCATTCCCGATATCAATCCGCAGGCGCCGACCCACATTCTGGTGCTTCCCAAGGGGGCCTATGTCTCATGGGACGATTTCACCGACAGGGCCAGCGACGCGGAGATCGCCGGGTTTGTCCGTGCCGTGGGCAAGGTCGCACGTTCCGCCGGGCTGGTCGCGCCGGGGTACCGCCTGCTCGCGAATACCGGCCCGCACGCCCATCAGACGATCGGGCATCTCCATGTCCATATCTTCGCCGGGCGCCCGCTCGGCCCGCTGCTGGTCGACCCGGCAACGGTCGATGCGATGATCGCGCGCGGCGATCCGATCGGGTGACGCAGGCAACGGGGCCAATCGTCGATCGATCCGTCCTGTAACTGGGGGATTGCACCGCCCGGTTTTGCGACTAGGCTCCGCGCTTTCGTATCTTCGGCGACCAAGGCCAAAGCCGCGCCGATCAAGGGGATGACTGCATGATTTTCGGTCGAGTGAAACCTCTCGACGCCATCTTGGCGACCGCGGAGAAAAAGTCTCTGCACCGCTCGCTTGGCGCTTTCCAGCTGATGCTGTTCGGCATCGGTTGCATCATCGGCACCGGCATTTTCGTGCTGACCGCCGCAGGCGCGCAAAAGGCAGGGCCAGGGTTGATGCTCGCCTTTGCCATTGCCGGGGCGATCTGCGTCGTCGCAGCGCTCTGCTATGCCGAGATCGCGGCGATGATCCCCGTAGCAGGTTCCGCCTATACCTATACCTATTCCGTCATGGGCGAATTGCTCGCCTGGACCGTCGGCTGGGCGCTGGTGCTGGAATATGCCGTGGCGGCAAGCGCCGTTTCGGTGGGATGGTCCGGCTATCTCAATGGCTTGATTACAGAGTTTACCGGCGTCGGGCTTCCTGCCTTCCTGGCCGGCGCGCCGCTGGCGTTGGGCGGGGTCGAGGGTGGCCTCATCAACCTGCCGGCGGTGTTCATCGCGCTGCTGGTCACCGGTTTGTTGATGATCGGCACGTCCGAAAGCGCCAAGGTCAACGCCGTGCTGGTTGCGATCAAGGTGACCGCATTGACCGCATTCATCATCCTGACCCTGCCCCAGGCGGAGATGGACAAGTTCAATCCCTTCCTGCCCGCAGGGGTGTTTGGCGGCCTTGGCACCGGGCTCGGCGCGGTCGGCGCGGCCGCAACGATCTTCTTCGCCTATGTCGGCTTCGACGCGGTTTCGACCGCCGCCGAGGAAACCAAGAACCCCCAGCGCAACGTGCCGATCGGCCTGATCGGCTCGCTGCTGTTCTGCACCGTCTTCTACATTCTCGTTGCGGCCGGCGCGATCGGAACGATCGGCGGACAGCCGATCATGGGGCCGAACGGAGTCCCCTTCCCCGCCGGTTCGGAAGAGCTGGCGCGTCAGTGCGCCACCTTCTCCGCCAACACCCTCCCGCTGGTCTGCTCGGACGAGGCGCTGGCGCATGTGCTGCGCCAGATCGGCTTCTCGGGCATCGGCAACCTGCTCGGCATCGCCGCCTTCGTCGCGCTGCCGTCGGTGATCCTCGTCCTGCTGTTCGCCCAGACGCGCATCTTCTTCGTGATGTCGCGCGACGGCCTGCTGCCCGAGGGGCTCTCGAAGATCCACCCGAAGTGGAAGACGCCCTATGTCGTCACCGCCATCACCGGCGTGGTCGTGGCCTTCGCTGCGGCGCTGCTCCCGGTCGGCAAGCTCGCCGACATTGCCAATGCCGGGACGCTGTTCGCGTTCATGATGGTGGCGATCGCGGTGATGATGCTGCGCAAGGTCGAACCCAACCGCAAGCGGGTGTTCCGCACCCCGGCACTGTGGTTCGTCGGCCCGGCGACGGTTGCTGGCTGTATCTTCCTGTTCGTCAACCTGCCGCTGGAAGCGATGCTGGTGCTGCCGATCTGGGGCGCAATCGGCCTGGTGATCTATTTTCTCTACGGCTATCGCAAGAGCCATCTCGGCCGCGGCATCGTCGTGGTGCACGAGAGCGAGGTTCAGGACATCGATCCCGGCATTCCCGGTGTGGACGACGAAGACCGCCGCTGATCGACCGCAATTCGCACGATAGCGGGGCCGGGAGCACATGCTTCCGGCCCCGTTTTGCTGCAAAGGCCTTGCGCCTGCCCCCCACTGCGCTAGCGTTCGGCAATTCGGGGATTTTCAGGGGGATTGCATGTCGGCGGCAGCAGAGGATGCGCAGGCCACGGTCGGACTGATCGACCATGTGACCAATGTTTCGGACTTCATCTGGGGCGGAAGCTGGAATGGCGAAGCGGTGTTGCCGCTCCCCCCCATGGTGCTGATCCTGTTCGGCGTCGGCCTGTATCTGATGATCGGACTGCGCTTCTACCCGATCGTCAAGCTGGGCTCGGCGCTGGGGGGCCTGTTCAAGAAATCGAGCGGCGGCGCGGGAGAGATCTCGCCCTTTGCCGCGCTGTCCACCGCGCTCTCGGGCCAGGTCGGCACCGGCAACCTTGCGGGCGTCGCGACCGCGATCACCCTTGGCGGCCCCGGCGCGATCTTCTGGATGTGGATCACGGCGCTGATCGGCATGGCGCTCGCCTTTGCCGAGGGCGCGCTGTCGATCCGCTTCCGCGAACAGGCCGAGGACGGCACCTATCGCGGCGGGCCGATGAGCTACATCTCCCACGGCCTGGGGCCGAAATGGAAATGGCTGGCGACGATCTTCTGCCTCGGCACGCTGTTCTCCGCGCTGGTCACGGGCAACGGCATCCAGGCGAACAGCTTCGCCGATTCGGTGACCGAGCTGACCGGCATGGAGGAATGGATCGGCGGGCTGATCGCCGCGGTCGCGGTGTTCGTTGTCATCATCGGCGGGATCAAGGCGATCGGCGCGGTGGCGGAGAAGGTCGTGCCGGTGATGGCGCTGACCTATATCGTGCTCGCGGTCATCGCGCTGGTGATGAACGCCGCCGACCTGCCCGAAACCTTCGGACGCATCTTTGCCGGCGCCTTCAACGCGCAGGCGGCTTCGGGCGGGTTCGTCGGCGCGGCTGTGATCCTCGCGATCCGGGCGGGCGTGGCACGCGGGCTGTTCTCGAACGAAGCGGGCCAGGGTTCGACCCCGATCGCGCACGCGGTCGCGCGGACCAACGATCCGGCATTGCAGGGCCGGTTCGCGATGATGGGTACGTTCATCGACACGATCGTGATCTGCACGATGACCGCGTTGGTGCTGCTGACCGTTCAAGGCGACTTCACCCATGCTGGCGCGGCGGTGGACCATGCCTGGCAGTCGGACCTCAACGGCTTTGCGATGACCTCGGGCGCGTTCG
This genomic interval carries:
- a CDS encoding HAD-IA family hydrolase, producing MTRLAVFDCDGTLVDSQANICRAMEACFVQHRLEPPTRADIRRIVGLSLVPAIAQLLPQAEAAMHVAMAEAYKNAFHAMRMDAALDPEPLFDGVAEAIEALSDTGWLLGVATGKSDRGLALILEHHGLTPRFVTLQTADRHPSKPHPAMLHAAIAEAGGDPAETVMIGDTSYDIAMAVNAGAHAVGVAWGYHEAHELHAAGARHVLDHARDLSALLEAL
- the hisA gene encoding 1-(5-phosphoribosyl)-5-[(5-phosphoribosylamino)methylideneamino]imidazole-4-carboxamide isomerase, producing the protein MEAVIVFPAIDLKAGQVVRLAEGDMTRATVYGDDPAAQAALFAQAGADWLHVVDLDGAFAGESINGVAVAAIVDRFAGRIQLGGGIRNRASVERWIELGVTRVVIGTAALEDPDFVRETAAAHPGRVVVAVDARDGFVATKGWADVSTVPVAELGRRFEDAGVAALLFTDVGRDGLLKGCNVEATVALAAEVPIPVIASGGVAGIEDIHALVGQPGIEGVITGRALYDGRLDLAEALRVAA
- the hisB gene encoding imidazoleglycerol-phosphate dehydratase HisB, with product MRTATISRKTSETSVDVTVNLDGSGSYAISTGIGFFDHMLEQLSRHSLIDLDVKTVGDLHIDQHHTVEDTGLAIGEAVAKALGDKRGIRRYADALSPMDETLTRVALDISGRPYLVWKTEFSQKRLGEMDTEMFEHWFHSFAQTAGLTLHVETLYGSNNHHIAEAAFKGLARALREAVEIDPRKADAIPSTKGTL
- the gmk gene encoding guanylate kinase produces the protein MAHRDSKFEFDRRGVLFVLSSPSGAGKSTIARKLLEREPGMGVSVSATTRPMREGEEDGREYHFVTTEKFKELAARHEFLEWAHVFNYRYGTPREPVKKMLAAGQDVLFDVDWQGAQQLFQLEGGDVVRVFIVPPSLAELEKRLRDRATDSEDVIQYRMKRAERELSHWDGYDYVVVNDDLDACFEKVHTILKAEREKRSRKPGLIGFVRERQEEAIEMGLATR
- the fumC gene encoding class II fumarate hydratase encodes the protein MTDTRTETDSIGAIEVPADAYWGAQTQRSIENFPFGATERMPIGIVRAQAIVKQAAARVNRRHGLDGELADAIEAAAAEVAAGELDDQFPLVIWQTGSGTQTNMNVNEVIAGRANEMLAGTRGGKSPVHPNDHVNMSQSSNDSFPTALHVAAVLATRDALVPALDRLTGALIAKAEAWEHIVKIGRTHTQDATPLTLGQEFSGYAAQLVSCKARIEGALNGNLRKLAIGGTAVGTGLNAPEGWANDMATAISDITGTAFEPAPNTFEQLAAKDGLVFFSGALNTLAVALNKIANDIRFLGSGPRSGLGELSLPANEPGSSIMPGKVNPTQCESLTMVAAQVIGNHQAVTVGGMQGHFELNVFMPLIGANVLRSIHLLSVGMESFAERCVDGMTANEGRIAELVDRSLMLVTALAPEIGYDNAAKIAKTAHEQGTTLREAGLALGLVDADTFDRLVRPEKMV
- a CDS encoding SspB family protein, translated to MTGNVPDSLIPYDEIVQEALRAVVGRVLDQVAATGALPGTHHFYITFKTRAPGVDIPDRLLERFPDEMTIVLQHRFWDLKVDDNRFSVGLSFNQIPSLLVIPFAAITGFHDPAVNFELRFQAAEDPDGPEPHDEAENDEPPVAAPVEDGSNVVAVDFKRKK
- a CDS encoding ATP12 family chaperone protein yields the protein MKRFWKDVALVPAQGGHDLQLDGRPVRTPGRAPLTLPSPALAEAVAEEWRAVGETIDPRAMPLTGLANAAIDRIAPDPHAFAAGLSKYGESDLLCYRAEHPLELQLRQAASWDPLLAWAKDRHGAELKATSGIVHVAQSPEAIDRLATAVASRAPFELAGLSPLVTITGSLVVALALLDRAADPEDVWSAANLDEDWQVEHWGEDELARAARAARRADYDAAVRFLSLL
- a CDS encoding YciI family protein, with product MARLDAAPVCVITLSYVAPIEAVDAQMAAHVAWLEAGFDEGLLLIAGRQVPRTGGVILCRGRRAEVEAFAATDPFVSSGVATASVTEIAASFAADALAPLLS
- the hisH gene encoding imidazole glycerol phosphate synthase subunit HisH; the protein is MTIALIDYGAGNLHSVHNALKAAGAVDIAVTADPDAVAKADRIVLPGVGAFGACAAGLRAIPDMVDAMERRVLEQGAPFLGVCVGMQLLATRGEEHGSHDGLGWMDGVVRALPATQVHVPHMGWNDVTPLAPHPLIEPGEAYFLHSYAYTGSGVLAITEHGGPVTAAIGRDNILGVQFHPEKSQRYGLALLQRFLGWKP